From Saccharibacillus brassicae:
AGTTGGCTGCCCAATCCTGCTCGACGGCGATCCACATCAGCCCTTTGGCGCGGACGATTTCGGCCGGCCATTCGGCCAGCACGTTCGCCAGCCGCTCCGGATGGAACGGACGGCGGCGGCGATAGACGAACGAGCCGATGCCGTACTCTTCCGTTTCCGGCGTATGCTCTTCCCGCTGCAGTTCGCGAATCCAACCCGGCGCGAGGCTCGCTTTTTCAAAATCGAACCGGTTCGTATTCAGCACTTCGGCCAGGTCGACTTCGCCGCGTACGGTGCGAATGATTCGGGCCGACGGCTGAAGCTTGCGCAGGACGCCTTCGAGGCGCTGCAAATCTTTTTCCGCGACGAGATCGCACTTGTTCAGCAGCAGCACGTCGCACATCTCCACCTGGTCGATCAGCAGATCCGTGACGTCGCGCAGGTCGTGCTCGTCATTCGCCTGTCCGCGGGCCAGCAGGCTCTCGCCCGATTCGAAATCGTGCCAGAACCGGTAGGCGTCCACGACGGTCACCATGCAGTCCAGCCGCGCCAGGTTCGTCAGGTCGACACCGGTCGTCTCGTCCGCATACGTAAACGTCTGCGCGATCGGCACCGGTTCGCTGATCCCCGTCGACTCGATCAGGATGTAATCGAACCGGCCGTCGGCCGCAAGCGTCTCCACTTCGCGCAGCAGGTCGTCTCGCAGCGTGCAGCAGATACAGCCGTTCGACATCTCCACCAATTTTTCCTCGGTGCGCGACAGGCTGGCTTCGCCCGCCACCCGTCCCGCGTCTACGTTGATTTCGCTCATATCGTTCACGATTACCGCCACTTTCAGACCCTGTCGGTTATGAAGGATATGATTAAGCAGGGTAGTCTTCCCCGATCCCAAATAACCGCACAGGACGGTAACGGGAATCTTCTCGCTAGGCATGTGTACCGCTCCTCGAACAAATAGTAATTATTACGATTAACAAATCGTACTATACGCCTCTTTTTGCCACCCTGTCAACGTTCTATGGGAAAAAGAAATCCGGAAACGACAAAAAACCCGGCGCGAACCGGGCTGCGGATCAAGAACTGCCGATCAATCGAACTTGTTGATCTTCTTGCCTTCGCTCTGGCCGAGCAAATATTCGAAATCGTTCTCCAGCCGTTTGCGTTCGGCCTGCTTCGCTTCGAGCGCCTGACGCTGCTCGGTCTGGCGCCGTTCTTCTTCCGTTGCCTTGAGTTCGTTCGCCTGGGCCTGCAGCTTCGCCAGCACTTCGGGGTTCAGCATATCTTTGAGCGTAGCCGGCTTGTCCGAAGGTGCCGGACGGGCGGCCGGCTGTTTTTTCTTGGCAGCCATGTTGTTTTCCTCCCTCGTGATCGCGGTTCCTGCGGAAGGAACCTGTATCTCTTTATTATACGGCTCATGCCGCGGGAAAGGAACCCGGCAGCCCTGTGTATAACTTGCTGGCTATGCACAAGTTATGCCGCGCTTTTCCACAACTTTATCCCCAATAATCGGCAAGTTACCCCCAACCTGTTGAAAGCTTGCTCCTTTTTTCCAATTAACAGGTTTTTTTATCCACAAATCTCTCAATCCGTCAGCCGTTCTTCCCCGTCCCGCCCGAACGCGCGCACCGCTTCGATCTGTCCGATCCGGCCGTCCCGCATATCGAGAATTTTCCAGTCCCAGCCCGATTCGTGCAGCGTATCGCCCGGCTTGAGATCGAACTTGGCCGACAGCAGCCAGCCGCCGATCGTGTACACTTCCTCCGAATCGATATCGGTGCCGAGCGTCCGGTTCACGTCGTGCAGCAGCGCGTTCGAACCGAGCCGGAACCGCCCGTCCCCGTCTTCGCGGATGAGCGGCGTCGGCGTCCCTTCGCCGTCCGGCGAAGAACTGGACGGAATATCGCCCACGATTTCTTCCAGCAGGTCTTCGAGCGTGACCAATCCCGACGTGCCGCCGTATTCGTCCATCAGCACTGCCATATGAATACCTTCCTTCTGCATCCGCCCGAGCAGGTCGCGCGCCCGCACCGTCTCGATTACCTGGATGACCGGACGGATATACGCCGCGATCGGCTTGGACTGCCCGCCGCCGCTGCGCACGTAATCGCTCAGCACCTGCTTGACGTTCACCATGCCGACGATATGGTCTTTGTCCCCGTCCAGCGATACCGGCACGAGGCTGTACGCTTTCGGTTCGATCAGCGCCACCAGATCCCGCACGTCCGCCTGCTGCGGAATATGCCGAATCTCGGTACGCGGCACCATGATCTCCTGCGCGTCGCGCTCGTCGAAATCGAACACGTTGTTGAGATAGCGGTATTCGGTCGGCGTAATCTCTCCGCTCTTGAAGCCTTCCGACAGCGCCAGGCGCAGTTCGGCTTCACTCTGCGCGGCTTCGCCTTCGGTCAGCGGCTTCAGCCCGAACAACCCGCTGATGACGCGCGACGAACGGCTGAGCACCCAGTTGAACGGGTACGTAAGGCGGTAGAACGCGATAAGCGGGCGGGCCAGCGCAAGCGCGAGCGGCTCGGCGACCTGAATCGCGATCGTTTTGGGTACCAGCTCCCCGATCAGCACTTCGAAATAGGTCAGGATCAGGAACGCCAGCAGGAACGAGAGCACGCCTGTGGCCGATTCCGGGATATGCAGCCAGACGAACGCCGGCGCCAGCAGTTCTTCCACCGTCGATTCGCCCAGCCAGCCGAGCGCAAGCGACGTCAGCGTCGTGCCGAGCTGGCTGGCGGACAGAAATTCGTCGAGCCGCGACAAGATGCGTTTGACGGCCTGCGCGTTTTTGCTGCCCTGCTCCGCGAGCTGGTTGATACGCGAGACGCGCACCCGGATAATCGAATATTCGGATGCGACAAAAAAGGCCGTGAGCACGATAAGCAAAATGACGATTAATATATTTACGATTTCCACACTGTTCCCCCGCCTCCGGCCGCACGCGGCGAACCGAAGCGGGGAACACCTCCTTCACGGCATTCGTCGGTCCTGCGCGAACCGCGTCGTTGTCGTATTTATATACCCATTTTTACACATCGTATCGCGCGGTCATCCGCTTGAAGCCAAACGGCGATCGTTCGACTGTTCAGGCAGCGCAAAAAGCCGCGGGGCGCGGCCGGCCGAACGTTCCCGGTTACAGGAAAGTTTCAACCGATCGCGCCTTCGCGGCTTCGGAGAGTGCGGGTTGACGGGAGCTGGCGGCTATCCGGCCAAAACGGCCGGCTTGGGCTTCACCTTGCGGTTGACCAGATAGATTCCGGTTCCGATCAGCACGAGGCCAAGCAGCAGGAAGCGGCTGAACGGCTCATGCAGCGCAAGCGTTCCGATCAGCACCGACAGCAGCGGCACGAGGAACGTATAGGACGCGACCTGACTCGCTTCTCCGGCCTGGGTCAGCGTGATGTACAGAATCCACGACAGCGCAATCCCGAAGAAGACGCCGAACAGCAGGCCGGTCCAATAAGCGCCGTTCCAGACGATATCGCTCCAGCTTTCGGTCAGCGAACCGGACAGCGTCAGCACGATTCCGCCAAGCGTACACTGGAACGCCACGAGCCAGAGCGAGTCGACGGACGTACCCGCTTTTTTGATAAAGACGGTTCCAAACGCCCAGCTGAT
This genomic window contains:
- a CDS encoding GTP-binding protein; this translates as MPSEKIPVTVLCGYLGSGKTTLLNHILHNRQGLKVAVIVNDMSEINVDAGRVAGEASLSRTEEKLVEMSNGCICCTLRDDLLREVETLAADGRFDYILIESTGISEPVPIAQTFTYADETTGVDLTNLARLDCMVTVVDAYRFWHDFESGESLLARGQANDEHDLRDVTDLLIDQVEMCDVLLLNKCDLVAEKDLQRLEGVLRKLQPSARIIRTVRGEVDLAEVLNTNRFDFEKASLAPGWIRELQREEHTPETEEYGIGSFVYRRRRPFHPERLANVLAEWPAEIVRAKGLMWIAVEQDWAANFSQAGPSIQFGPAGSWLAGLPESERAELFAEQPELADGWDERSGDRINEFVLIGIDMQREEIERELDACLLGEEEMAADWSGFDNPLPWTVAEELPV
- a CDS encoding YqkE family protein; its protein translation is MAAKKKQPAARPAPSDKPATLKDMLNPEVLAKLQAQANELKATEEERRQTEQRQALEAKQAERKRLENDFEYLLGQSEGKKINKFD
- a CDS encoding hemolysin family protein; this encodes MEIVNILIVILLIVLTAFFVASEYSIIRVRVSRINQLAEQGSKNAQAVKRILSRLDEFLSASQLGTTLTSLALGWLGESTVEELLAPAFVWLHIPESATGVLSFLLAFLILTYFEVLIGELVPKTIAIQVAEPLALALARPLIAFYRLTYPFNWVLSRSSRVISGLFGLKPLTEGEAAQSEAELRLALSEGFKSGEITPTEYRYLNNVFDFDERDAQEIMVPRTEIRHIPQQADVRDLVALIEPKAYSLVPVSLDGDKDHIVGMVNVKQVLSDYVRSGGGQSKPIAAYIRPVIQVIETVRARDLLGRMQKEGIHMAVLMDEYGGTSGLVTLEDLLEEIVGDIPSSSSPDGEGTPTPLIREDGDGRFRLGSNALLHDVNRTLGTDIDSEEVYTIGGWLLSAKFDLKPGDTLHESGWDWKILDMRDGRIGQIEAVRAFGRDGEERLTD